TGGTGTTTCCGGGGTTGATAGTTTTTATGATTTACCCCCATGACGACGGTTAGATCCTCTTCCTTGGCGGGTGCGGTAATGATGACTTTCTTGGCGCCGGCGGCAAGGTGCGCCGCGGCCTTGGGACCGGTCAGAAAAAGTCCGGTGCTTTCGATAACAATATCAACACCCTCGTCATCCCAGGGGATGGTCGCCGGATCACGAAAAGACAGACTTTTTATCGTCTGGCCGTCAATGAGGAAACCGTTATTCCTGACTTTCACCTCTCCCGGGAAGCGGCCGTAGCTCGTATCATACTTGAAAAGATGAGCATTGGTAGTTACATCGAAGAGGTCATTGATGGCCGCAACTTGCAGCGACTGAGGGTATCTTGAAAGGACAGCCTTGAGGACTTGCCGTCCGATTCTTCCGAAACCGTTAATGCCCAGGCGAATCATAATTTTCTCCTTAGTTGTCGTCAATGCGGTATTTGTGCGCTGCCATTAAATCACAGTTTAGCTGCAGTTTCTGATGCAGACGGGCGTTGTCCAAGGCAATAGCACTAAGATTGGCCACCGCCTCCAGAAACTTGATTTCCTGGGCGGTAAATTTGCGCACCTTGTCGGAATAGACCCGGAGCACGCCGATGACCTTGCTTTCCACCGACAAAGGCAATACGAGGACGGATTTAATCCCCTCCTCCTTTGCTTTATCGCGGTACTGGAAGTTTTTATCCGTCCGGACGTCCTTCAGCCAGAGGGTCTTGCCGAGCAGGGCGCTCTTGTCGAGGCCGCTTTCTTCGACCAGAACGGTACCTTTTCTGAGGTATTTGTCCGAAAGCCCGCAGGATGCGCCGAGGAAAAGCTTTTTCCCCTTGGAATCAAGCAGGCGGATACCGGCGGCCTTTAATTGCAGGGCGGAGACAACGCATCTTACTATTTCCTCCAGGATCAG
The nucleotide sequence above comes from Deltaproteobacteria bacterium. Encoded proteins:
- a CDS encoding GAF domain-containing protein produces the protein LILEEIVRCVVSALQLKAAGIRLLDSKGKKLFLGASCGLSDKYLRKGTVLVEESGLDKSALLGKTLWLKDVRTDKNFQYRDKAKEEGIKSVLVLPLSVESKVIGVLRVYSDKVRKFTAQEIKFLEAVANLSAIALDNARLHQKLQLNCDLMAAHKYRIDDN